One Drosophila subobscura isolate 14011-0131.10 chromosome U, UCBerk_Dsub_1.0, whole genome shotgun sequence DNA window includes the following coding sequences:
- the LOC117901842 gene encoding hemicentin-1 isoform X1, which yields MRYYWTFRVIVYILLSRGTSPKTIYFDEKVSVLESANISNEYIANINKALNRGPYFDTSATKNVTSLVGKTGHLNCRIKNLGNKTVSWIRHRDLHLLTVAESTYTSDQRFTSIYNKQTGDWSLQIMFAQIRDSGVYECQVSTTPPVGYTMIFSVVEPITTIPGGPELYIDMGSTVNLTCVVKHLPDPPYTVHWTHNNQDINYDSPRGGVSVITEKGDITTSYLLIQRAKISDSGKYSCLPSNANPKSVNVHILIGDHPAAVQRAHSLVPYSCKMLVLTIFAFLKLSI from the exons ATGCGTTACTATTGGACTTTTCGGGtgattgtatatattt TACTTTCACGAGGAACGTCCCCAAAAACtatatattttgatgaaaaaGTATCAGTTTTAGAGTCTGCAAATATAAGTAATGAATATATTGCGAACATTAATAAGGCACTCAATAGAGGGCCTTATTTTGATACTTCCGCAACCAAAAATGTCACATCTCTCGTGGGGAAAACGGGACACCTAAACTGTCGCATCAAGAATCTGGGCAATAAAACG GTATCATGGATACGCCATAGGGACTTACATCTGTTAACTGTAGCAGAAAGCACATATACATCGGACCAGCGATTTACTTCCATATACAATAAGCAGACTGGAGACTGGTCTTTACAG ATAATGTTTGCACAAATCAGAGATTCCGGAGTATACGAATGTCAGGTATCAACCACGCCTCCAGTTGGCTATACCATGATATTTTCAGTTGTAG aACCTATTACTACCATTCCTGGAGGTCCTGAATTGTATATTGACATGGGATCAACAGTGAATTTAACGTGTGTCGTAAAGCATTTACCCGATCCACCCTATACAGTGCATTGGACCCACAACAATCAG GATATAAATTATGATTCGCCACGAGGAGGAGTGTCAGTAATAACTGAAAAAGGAGATATAACTACTTCATATCTCTTGATTCAGCGAGCCAAGATATCTGATTCGGGAAAATATTCTTGCTTACcatcaaatgcaaatccaaAGTCGGTCAATGTTCACATACTTATCG GTGATCATCCTGCTGCCGTGCAAAGGGCCCATAGTTTAGTTCCCTATAGTTGTAAAATGCTAGTTCTAACCATTTTTGCATTCTTGAAACTTAGCATTTAA
- the LOC117901838 gene encoding phosphatidylinositol 3,4,5-trisphosphate 3-phosphatase and dual-specificity protein phosphatase PTEN isoform X4 translates to MANTISLMSNVIRNVVSKERIRYKDGEYDLDLTYIYDNIIAMGYPAPGKLESIYRNSLTDVRELLEKKHGDHYKVYNLCLESNYRYNPDKFHGRVAIFPFEDHNPPTIELIQQFCKDVDSWLKEDVSNVVAVHCKAGKGRTGTMICAYLLYSGLQKSADEALAWYDVKRTKDRKGVTIPSQRRYVQYFSNLVCSSVPYSKKILKICEIRFSESSLLQNLGTVQCTVVVPQDSTTENVKAHTPKTWTIDFQESCVLKISNPSLSVAGDIKFEFARKSSQKPFCHFWLNTFFVQNSSVCESDGTLLKCTYTLNKSEIDYVHKDRKHKLFSEDFKSVSFYRFPYYLRGKRVSMMIKNRKNNQQPHWKTRIYRLKFNTTQQPI, encoded by the exons ATATTTACGACAATATAATTGCCATGGGGTATCCAGCGCCAGGTAAACTGGAGAGCATATACAGAAATTCTTTAACAGATGTTCGCGAATTGTTAGAAAAGAAACATGGAGATCATTACAAAGTATATAATCTGTGTCTTGAATCCAATTATAGGTATAACCCCGATAAATTTCATGGG AGAGTTGCAATTTTTCCGTTTGAAGATCATAATCCTCCAACGATTGAATTAATACAACAATTTTGTAAAGATGTGGATTCTTGGCTTAAGGAAGATGTATCAAATGTCGTTGCCGTTCATTGTAAAGCTGGAAAAGGGAGAACCG GTACCATgatatgtgcatatttacTGTACAGTGGTTTACAAAAATCCGCTGATGAGGCGTTGGCCTGGTATGACGTAAAACGTACAAAGGATCGTAAAGGTGTCACAATCCCATCTCAGCGACGATATGTTCAGTATTTTTCAAACCTAGTTTGTTCTAGTGTTCCATATTCAAAAAAAATCCTTaaa ATCTGTGAAATACGATTTTCGGAGTCCAGTTTGCTGCAGAACCTAGGGACGGTACAATGTACAGTAGTTGTACCACAGGACTCTAcaacagaaaatgtaaaaGCACAT ACACCGAAAACGTGGACTATTGATTTCCAAGAATCTTGTGTATTGAAAATAAGTAATCCATCTCTATCGGTAGCCGGTGatataaaatttgaatttgcacGAAAGTCTTCACAGAAaccattttgccatttttggctAAATACATTCTTCGTTCAAAATTCTTCAG TTTGCGAGTCCGACGGAACACTGTtgaaatgtacatacactttAAACAAATCAGAAATCGATTATGTTCATAAAGACCGTaaacacaaattgttttcagAAGACTTCAAG AGTGTTTCTTTTTACAGATTTCCATATTATTTGAGGGGGAAGCGTGTTTCAATGATGataaaaaatcgaaaaaacaACCAGCAGCCGCATTGGAAAACCAGGATATATCG ACTAAAATTCAATACGACACAACAACCAATTTAA
- the LOC117901838 gene encoding phosphatidylinositol 3,4,5-trisphosphate 3-phosphatase and dual-specificity protein phosphatase PTEN isoform X2, which translates to MANTISLMSNVIRNVVSKERIRYKDGEYDLDLTYIYDNIIAMGYPAPGKLESIYRNSLTDVRELLEKKHGDHYKVYNLCLESNYRYNPDKFHGRVAIFPFEDHNPPTIELIQQFCKDVDSWLKEDVSNVVAVHCKAGKGRTGTMICAYLLYSGLQKSADEALAWYDVKRTKDRKGVTIPSQRRYVQYFSNLVCSSVPYSKKILKICEIRFSESSLLQNLGTVQCTVVVPQDSTTENTPKTWTIDFQESCVLKISNPSLSVAGDIKFEFARKSSQKPFCHFWLNTFFVQNSSVCESDGTLLKCTYTLNKSEIDYVHKDRKHKLFSEDFKISILFEGEACFNDDKKSKKQPAAALENQDISTKIQYDTTTNLNNVSTASKRKQPNYKPLVSNLNNDSTGKDLKNIHTFKPPSITKSNLTTWQNGEINITSDTRSINDNKHINYDSYITYKQSSPKDGEEDWESGESTRL; encoded by the exons ATATTTACGACAATATAATTGCCATGGGGTATCCAGCGCCAGGTAAACTGGAGAGCATATACAGAAATTCTTTAACAGATGTTCGCGAATTGTTAGAAAAGAAACATGGAGATCATTACAAAGTATATAATCTGTGTCTTGAATCCAATTATAGGTATAACCCCGATAAATTTCATGGG AGAGTTGCAATTTTTCCGTTTGAAGATCATAATCCTCCAACGATTGAATTAATACAACAATTTTGTAAAGATGTGGATTCTTGGCTTAAGGAAGATGTATCAAATGTCGTTGCCGTTCATTGTAAAGCTGGAAAAGGGAGAACCG GTACCATgatatgtgcatatttacTGTACAGTGGTTTACAAAAATCCGCTGATGAGGCGTTGGCCTGGTATGACGTAAAACGTACAAAGGATCGTAAAGGTGTCACAATCCCATCTCAGCGACGATATGTTCAGTATTTTTCAAACCTAGTTTGTTCTAGTGTTCCATATTCAAAAAAAATCCTTaaa ATCTGTGAAATACGATTTTCGGAGTCCAGTTTGCTGCAGAACCTAGGGACGGTACAATGTACAGTAGTTGTACCACAGGACTCTAcaacagaaaat ACACCGAAAACGTGGACTATTGATTTCCAAGAATCTTGTGTATTGAAAATAAGTAATCCATCTCTATCGGTAGCCGGTGatataaaatttgaatttgcacGAAAGTCTTCACAGAAaccattttgccatttttggctAAATACATTCTTCGTTCAAAATTCTTCAG TTTGCGAGTCCGACGGAACACTGTtgaaatgtacatacactttAAACAAATCAGAAATCGATTATGTTCATAAAGACCGTaaacacaaattgttttcagAAGACTTCAAG ATTTCCATATTATTTGAGGGGGAAGCGTGTTTCAATGATGataaaaaatcgaaaaaacaACCAGCAGCCGCATTGGAAAACCAGGATATATCG ACTAAAATTCAATACGACACAACAACCAATTTAAATAATGTCTCGACTGCGTCAAAACGCAAACAACCCAATTACAAACCTCTTGTATCAAACTTGAATAATGATTCCACAGGAAAggatttaaaaaatatacatactttCAAACCACCGTCCATTACAAAAAGTAACTTAACCACTTGGCAGAATGGTGAAATTAATATCACCTCCGATACTCGAAGTATAAATGATAATAAACACATCAATTATGATTCATACATCACATATAAACAATCATCTCCAAAAGATGGAGAGGAAGATTGGGAATCTG GTGAATCAACACGCCTGTAA
- the LOC117901838 gene encoding phosphatidylinositol 3,4,5-trisphosphate 3-phosphatase and dual-specificity protein phosphatase PTEN isoform X6 produces MANTISLMSNVIRNVVSKERIRYKDGEYDLDLTCTMICAYLLYSGLQKSADEALAWYDVKRTKDRKGVTIPSQRRYVQYFSNLVCSSVPYSKKILKICEIRFSESSLLQNLGTVQCTVVVPQDSTTENVKAHTPKTWTIDFQESCVLKISNPSLSVAGDIKFEFARKSSQKPFCHFWLNTFFVQNSSVCESDGTLLKCTYTLNKSEIDYVHKDRKHKLFSEDFKISILFEGEACFNDDKKSKKQPAAALENQDISTKIQYDTTTNLNNVSTASKRKQPNYKPLVSNLNNDSTGKDLKNIHTFKPPSITKSNLTTWQNGEINITSDTRSINDNKHINYDSYITYKQSSPKDGEEDWESGESTRL; encoded by the exons GTACCATgatatgtgcatatttacTGTACAGTGGTTTACAAAAATCCGCTGATGAGGCGTTGGCCTGGTATGACGTAAAACGTACAAAGGATCGTAAAGGTGTCACAATCCCATCTCAGCGACGATATGTTCAGTATTTTTCAAACCTAGTTTGTTCTAGTGTTCCATATTCAAAAAAAATCCTTaaa ATCTGTGAAATACGATTTTCGGAGTCCAGTTTGCTGCAGAACCTAGGGACGGTACAATGTACAGTAGTTGTACCACAGGACTCTAcaacagaaaatgtaaaaGCACAT ACACCGAAAACGTGGACTATTGATTTCCAAGAATCTTGTGTATTGAAAATAAGTAATCCATCTCTATCGGTAGCCGGTGatataaaatttgaatttgcacGAAAGTCTTCACAGAAaccattttgccatttttggctAAATACATTCTTCGTTCAAAATTCTTCAG TTTGCGAGTCCGACGGAACACTGTtgaaatgtacatacactttAAACAAATCAGAAATCGATTATGTTCATAAAGACCGTaaacacaaattgttttcagAAGACTTCAAG ATTTCCATATTATTTGAGGGGGAAGCGTGTTTCAATGATGataaaaaatcgaaaaaacaACCAGCAGCCGCATTGGAAAACCAGGATATATCG ACTAAAATTCAATACGACACAACAACCAATTTAAATAATGTCTCGACTGCGTCAAAACGCAAACAACCCAATTACAAACCTCTTGTATCAAACTTGAATAATGATTCCACAGGAAAggatttaaaaaatatacatactttCAAACCACCGTCCATTACAAAAAGTAACTTAACCACTTGGCAGAATGGTGAAATTAATATCACCTCCGATACTCGAAGTATAAATGATAATAAACACATCAATTATGATTCATACATCACATATAAACAATCATCTCCAAAAGATGGAGAGGAAGATTGGGAATCTG GTGAATCAACACGCCTGTAA
- the LOC117901838 gene encoding phosphatidylinositol 3,4,5-trisphosphate 3-phosphatase and dual-specificity protein phosphatase PTEN isoform X1 yields MANTISLMSNVIRNVVSKERIRYKDGEYDLDLTYIYDNIIAMGYPAPGKLESIYRNSLTDVRELLEKKHGDHYKVYNLCLESNYRYNPDKFHGRVAIFPFEDHNPPTIELIQQFCKDVDSWLKEDVSNVVAVHCKAGKGRTGTMICAYLLYSGLQKSADEALAWYDVKRTKDRKGVTIPSQRRYVQYFSNLVCSSVPYSKKILKICEIRFSESSLLQNLGTVQCTVVVPQDSTTENVKAHTPKTWTIDFQESCVLKISNPSLSVAGDIKFEFARKSSQKPFCHFWLNTFFVQNSSVCESDGTLLKCTYTLNKSEIDYVHKDRKHKLFSEDFKISILFEGEACFNDDKKSKKQPAAALENQDISTKIQYDTTTNLNNVSTASKRKQPNYKPLVSNLNNDSTGKDLKNIHTFKPPSITKSNLTTWQNGEINITSDTRSINDNKHINYDSYITYKQSSPKDGEEDWESGESTRL; encoded by the exons ATATTTACGACAATATAATTGCCATGGGGTATCCAGCGCCAGGTAAACTGGAGAGCATATACAGAAATTCTTTAACAGATGTTCGCGAATTGTTAGAAAAGAAACATGGAGATCATTACAAAGTATATAATCTGTGTCTTGAATCCAATTATAGGTATAACCCCGATAAATTTCATGGG AGAGTTGCAATTTTTCCGTTTGAAGATCATAATCCTCCAACGATTGAATTAATACAACAATTTTGTAAAGATGTGGATTCTTGGCTTAAGGAAGATGTATCAAATGTCGTTGCCGTTCATTGTAAAGCTGGAAAAGGGAGAACCG GTACCATgatatgtgcatatttacTGTACAGTGGTTTACAAAAATCCGCTGATGAGGCGTTGGCCTGGTATGACGTAAAACGTACAAAGGATCGTAAAGGTGTCACAATCCCATCTCAGCGACGATATGTTCAGTATTTTTCAAACCTAGTTTGTTCTAGTGTTCCATATTCAAAAAAAATCCTTaaa ATCTGTGAAATACGATTTTCGGAGTCCAGTTTGCTGCAGAACCTAGGGACGGTACAATGTACAGTAGTTGTACCACAGGACTCTAcaacagaaaatgtaaaaGCACAT ACACCGAAAACGTGGACTATTGATTTCCAAGAATCTTGTGTATTGAAAATAAGTAATCCATCTCTATCGGTAGCCGGTGatataaaatttgaatttgcacGAAAGTCTTCACAGAAaccattttgccatttttggctAAATACATTCTTCGTTCAAAATTCTTCAG TTTGCGAGTCCGACGGAACACTGTtgaaatgtacatacactttAAACAAATCAGAAATCGATTATGTTCATAAAGACCGTaaacacaaattgttttcagAAGACTTCAAG ATTTCCATATTATTTGAGGGGGAAGCGTGTTTCAATGATGataaaaaatcgaaaaaacaACCAGCAGCCGCATTGGAAAACCAGGATATATCG ACTAAAATTCAATACGACACAACAACCAATTTAAATAATGTCTCGACTGCGTCAAAACGCAAACAACCCAATTACAAACCTCTTGTATCAAACTTGAATAATGATTCCACAGGAAAggatttaaaaaatatacatactttCAAACCACCGTCCATTACAAAAAGTAACTTAACCACTTGGCAGAATGGTGAAATTAATATCACCTCCGATACTCGAAGTATAAATGATAATAAACACATCAATTATGATTCATACATCACATATAAACAATCATCTCCAAAAGATGGAGAGGAAGATTGGGAATCTG GTGAATCAACACGCCTGTAA
- the LOC117901838 gene encoding phosphatidylinositol 3,4,5-trisphosphate 3-phosphatase and dual-specificity protein phosphatase PTEN isoform X5, whose amino-acid sequence MANTISLMSNVIRNVVSKERIRYKDGEYDLDLTYIYDNIIAMGYPAPGKLESIYRNSLTDVRELLEKKHGDHYKVYNLCLESNYRYNPDKFHGRVAIFPFEDHNPPTIELIQQFCKDVDSWLKEDVSNVVAVHCKAGKGRTGTMICAYLLYSGLQKSADEALAWYDVKRTKDRKGVTIPSQRRYVQYFSNLVCSSVPYSKKILKICEIRFSESSLLQNLGTVQCTVVVPQDSTTENVKAHTPKTWTIDFQESCVLKISNPSLSVAGDIKFEFARKSSQKPFCHFWLNTFFVQNSSVCESDGTLLKCTYTLNKSEIDYVHKDRKHKLFSEDFKSVSFYRFPYYLRGKRVSMMIKNRKNNQQPHWKTRIYR is encoded by the exons ATATTTACGACAATATAATTGCCATGGGGTATCCAGCGCCAGGTAAACTGGAGAGCATATACAGAAATTCTTTAACAGATGTTCGCGAATTGTTAGAAAAGAAACATGGAGATCATTACAAAGTATATAATCTGTGTCTTGAATCCAATTATAGGTATAACCCCGATAAATTTCATGGG AGAGTTGCAATTTTTCCGTTTGAAGATCATAATCCTCCAACGATTGAATTAATACAACAATTTTGTAAAGATGTGGATTCTTGGCTTAAGGAAGATGTATCAAATGTCGTTGCCGTTCATTGTAAAGCTGGAAAAGGGAGAACCG GTACCATgatatgtgcatatttacTGTACAGTGGTTTACAAAAATCCGCTGATGAGGCGTTGGCCTGGTATGACGTAAAACGTACAAAGGATCGTAAAGGTGTCACAATCCCATCTCAGCGACGATATGTTCAGTATTTTTCAAACCTAGTTTGTTCTAGTGTTCCATATTCAAAAAAAATCCTTaaa ATCTGTGAAATACGATTTTCGGAGTCCAGTTTGCTGCAGAACCTAGGGACGGTACAATGTACAGTAGTTGTACCACAGGACTCTAcaacagaaaatgtaaaaGCACAT ACACCGAAAACGTGGACTATTGATTTCCAAGAATCTTGTGTATTGAAAATAAGTAATCCATCTCTATCGGTAGCCGGTGatataaaatttgaatttgcacGAAAGTCTTCACAGAAaccattttgccatttttggctAAATACATTCTTCGTTCAAAATTCTTCAG TTTGCGAGTCCGACGGAACACTGTtgaaatgtacatacactttAAACAAATCAGAAATCGATTATGTTCATAAAGACCGTaaacacaaattgttttcagAAGACTTCAAG AGTGTTTCTTTTTACAGATTTCCATATTATTTGAGGGGGAAGCGTGTTTCAATGATGataaaaaatcgaaaaaacaACCAGCAGCCGCATTGGAAAACCAGGATATATCG GTGA
- the LOC117901838 gene encoding phosphatidylinositol 3,4,5-trisphosphate 3-phosphatase and dual-specificity protein phosphatase PTEN isoform X3, with protein MANTISLMSNVIRNVVSKERIRYKDGEYDLDLTYIYDNIIAMGYPAPGKLESIYRNSLTDVRELLEKKHGDHYKVYNLCLESNYRYNPDKFHGRVAIFPFEDHNPPTIELIQQFCKDVDSWLKEDVSNVVAVHCKAGKGRTGTMICAYLLYSGLQKSADEALAWYDVKRTKDRKGVTIPSQRRYVQYFSNLVCSSVPYSKKILKICEIRFSESSLLQNLGTVQCTVVVPQDSTTENVKAHTPKTWTIDFQESCVLKISNPSLSVAGDIKFEFARKSSQKPFCHFWLNTFFVQNSSVCESDGTLLKCTYTLNKSEIDYVHKDRKHKLFSEDFKISILFEGEACFNDDKKSKKQPAAALENQDISVNQHACNQYLRTYNSW; from the exons ATATTTACGACAATATAATTGCCATGGGGTATCCAGCGCCAGGTAAACTGGAGAGCATATACAGAAATTCTTTAACAGATGTTCGCGAATTGTTAGAAAAGAAACATGGAGATCATTACAAAGTATATAATCTGTGTCTTGAATCCAATTATAGGTATAACCCCGATAAATTTCATGGG AGAGTTGCAATTTTTCCGTTTGAAGATCATAATCCTCCAACGATTGAATTAATACAACAATTTTGTAAAGATGTGGATTCTTGGCTTAAGGAAGATGTATCAAATGTCGTTGCCGTTCATTGTAAAGCTGGAAAAGGGAGAACCG GTACCATgatatgtgcatatttacTGTACAGTGGTTTACAAAAATCCGCTGATGAGGCGTTGGCCTGGTATGACGTAAAACGTACAAAGGATCGTAAAGGTGTCACAATCCCATCTCAGCGACGATATGTTCAGTATTTTTCAAACCTAGTTTGTTCTAGTGTTCCATATTCAAAAAAAATCCTTaaa ATCTGTGAAATACGATTTTCGGAGTCCAGTTTGCTGCAGAACCTAGGGACGGTACAATGTACAGTAGTTGTACCACAGGACTCTAcaacagaaaatgtaaaaGCACAT ACACCGAAAACGTGGACTATTGATTTCCAAGAATCTTGTGTATTGAAAATAAGTAATCCATCTCTATCGGTAGCCGGTGatataaaatttgaatttgcacGAAAGTCTTCACAGAAaccattttgccatttttggctAAATACATTCTTCGTTCAAAATTCTTCAG TTTGCGAGTCCGACGGAACACTGTtgaaatgtacatacactttAAACAAATCAGAAATCGATTATGTTCATAAAGACCGTaaacacaaattgttttcagAAGACTTCAAG ATTTCCATATTATTTGAGGGGGAAGCGTGTTTCAATGATGataaaaaatcgaaaaaacaACCAGCAGCCGCATTGGAAAACCAGGATATATCG GTGAATCAACACGCCTGTAATCAATACTTACGGACTTATAATTCTTGGTGA
- the LOC117901842 gene encoding uncharacterized protein LOC117901842 isoform X2 gives MRYYWTFRVIVYILLSRGTSPKTIYFDEKVSVLESANISNEYIANINKALNRGPYFDTSATKNVTSLVGKTGHLNCRIKNLGNKTVSWIRHRDLHLLTVAESTYTSDQRFTSIYNKQTGDWSLQIMFAQIRDSGVYECQVSTTPPVGYTMIFSVVGYKL, from the exons ATGCGTTACTATTGGACTTTTCGGGtgattgtatatattt TACTTTCACGAGGAACGTCCCCAAAAACtatatattttgatgaaaaaGTATCAGTTTTAGAGTCTGCAAATATAAGTAATGAATATATTGCGAACATTAATAAGGCACTCAATAGAGGGCCTTATTTTGATACTTCCGCAACCAAAAATGTCACATCTCTCGTGGGGAAAACGGGACACCTAAACTGTCGCATCAAGAATCTGGGCAATAAAACG GTATCATGGATACGCCATAGGGACTTACATCTGTTAACTGTAGCAGAAAGCACATATACATCGGACCAGCGATTTACTTCCATATACAATAAGCAGACTGGAGACTGGTCTTTACAG ATAATGTTTGCACAAATCAGAGATTCCGGAGTATACGAATGTCAGGTATCAACCACGCCTCCAGTTGGCTATACCATGATATTTTCAGTTGTAG GATATAAATTATGA